TGTCTGATGCAACCGAGCATTGCGTCACCAGGCAGGCAAGGAGGATCATGACCTCAAGAAGATCCCACTTAATAAGGTCAGGGTAATAGAGTAAATTCTTCTATTCTTGGGTTAGCAAAAACTAGGCCAGAAATGACAGACTAATCTCGAAAGCAACTCTTCCAAGTCTTTGCAAGGGAGGTGAAAATGGGAGGTGAAAATGCACCCCCAGGTTCAGGTGGCAGTGTGTGATTCGGTGCTAGGGGTGAGTATAATTCGAtgaaaaccaaattaaccgaccgaaattaaTCTATTCGGTTCGGATAAAAAACTTGGTTCGATTGGTTCGGTTGGGATTTTATAAAAATTCGGTTAATCAGTTTCGGTTTGgttaacaacaaaaaataatttggttaaccgattaaccgaattattaattaattaaattttaagtataaaattATGAATATAATTGTTTTTTTATTATGAACATGAATATATCTTGTGGAAATTAATGTTGTTGTCGAAGGGGATGACAATGCTGACAATATATTTTTTCAGTGAaaattttttcatcttttttttattttcaacgtttcaataataacaaaaacatcgccttcttttttattttcatttgatttGCGAAGacctagaataaataaataagtaaaaattattgcacctcaaaataaataagcctatgtgatagagtaaatgcattgacacaattattaaaataaattagttatgaaattttaatttaatatataattgaataaattcggttaaaattggttaaaatcaattaaccgaattacccgaattggtaattcggtcgggttcggttcgctGTGATTCAATAGTTcgatcggttcggttaacagCATTATTTAACCTAATTTTTCAGTTAATTACccaaatttggccgaaccgaccgtttgctcaccccttgAAAGTATCTCTCACGATGTCAAATGTTTAAACCCTCTCAGATTTGTTTCCGCTCTTGAATTCCTGAAATTTACGTCCCTTTAAAATTGTGGAGTAAACTTCAAGGGATGCAGAATTAGTCACGTGAACCATAAAACGGACACGTGAAAATTCGGTGCGTAATccaataaaaaagatgaaaatgcaTTTATTATGGACATTATTAAATTGAGTTGTTCAATGCTCAAAAGGGCCACCTCTCAACGCCAGGGAAGGGTTTCAAAACTTTGATTTGAATTCCCGTTAATTTAAGCAAAATATGCTACAAAATTATACGAGATTTTATTCTAATCTACACACATTcatatccaaaaattaaaatttattcttcGAAGCACAATCTTATTCCCAACTAAACTTTCGAGCATAGAGGTATTTATATGTCACTAAATTTTGCTTTTATCCACACATCCATGTCCAACACCCAAAATCCATTTTGCTAAACACAATCTGATTTCCCAACTGAACTATTTTTCCAAACACAGCCTAATTTCCCAACTGTAACTTAAAAAGAGcatagccttccaactaatggGTTTGGATGAATGGATTTTGAACATAATCTAAAATACATGTAAATTTGATTGTAGAACCAGGATGCCACAGGTCCAAAATCAACATGCATAGTTGCTTACATACATTGTAACCACAATGACACATGCAACAAGGCACTTCATAATTCACAAGGTCTGCTCACGTTCAATAAACCACAAGAATCACAAGATCCCCATTTCTCATTCAAAAAACGACTCATAACTAAATCTCCGAAAGCAAAAAGATgagtaaaaacaaaaaacactgACGCAAAAAGCATCAAATTAGTCCAAGAGGAAGTACATGCCTTGTGGCTCAAGAGACGGCATAACAAATTCAATTCTCATTCAAAACAAACCACTTAGCGCAACTAAGATCTCagaatgaaaaatgaaaagtCCGGACCTGTAATAAAAAGCTGGGACGCAAGCAAAAGTACCAACAAAGTAGTACAGATAGAATCAGCGATAGCGGCGGAGTGACAGGGTATTGTTCCTTTTCCATGTAGCCCTCCTGGATGGCCGTGCTTTGTGGTACAAATGACCCTTTCCCCGCAAACCTCTGTATTTCTTTCCTGCAGAGGTAAGACCGCGAAGCTCTCTGTGCTTGTGAACGGGCTTGCAGATCCAGTTAATCCGTGGATCATTGCGGATTGCATTATGTGCCGCATCAACCAAGATAATCTCAAAGTATTTGTAGGTAGAATCCtgaaaacaagattgaaaaatatTAGTTAAAGGCAGAGATCTTACTAGCATGTCAAATGCAGCATGCACCAGGACAACCGGACTAGTCTCTTATTGCATGGGGGTGCATCTCTAGTTGAGAGAATGCATTAGTGAGTCTCTTTTAAAGAAATGCAGGTCAAAATAACAGTCCAGTGACTCGGAAGTCATTCCCAAATAGCTGTTCAGTTATTGGGGCATATATCTTGTCAAAAAAAGTCCTGTACCAAACACGATCATTGGGGAAAGCAGAGTAGCAAACCTCGTTGATCCAGTAGGAATTGAGAACTTTAAGACCGCCCAGTTTTCGCCCAGCACGTTCTTCAGCAACAGACCTCTTGCTACGCTGGAACTTCAACTGGGTGACACCTTGATTTGTCGGCTTACCGTAAACAATACCTTTAGGAACAGGCCTCTTCCGACCACCACGCCTAACACGAACGCGATATATCACGTACCCCTGAAAAGTGTTTAGATTAGTAccataaaaaaatcaaataatgcaTGAAAGAATAAAATAATTATCTGCAAccatatatttattatattcCAAACAAAAGCAAGGGCATATTGCTACCCAAGTGGGCTCAACATGATAAATCAGGGTTCTATGCACTCGTCCCTTTTCATTTCTTTCTATTTCCCACAACTCTCCTTCCATCCTATGCTAATTTTTCCCATTTTCAAGCTTTTTTCAAACAGAAACTAACTAAAGAAGCGGGCTTAAACCATAAAAGAATTATCAGTTACTTTTTACATGCTTTTGATTTTCTCACATAGTAGCCCAAATAATTTGGCAGAATCAGTGAAATTTCTCGATCAACCGTTGAAACATAAATTATGAATACCAATATATAATTAAACCACTAAAGACCACTCAACTGAATAAGAGATGTATTATAACGCATGTACACTATAAACCTAATTTATAATCTAGGCCATAATAAATTGCCAGCAGGCTCACACAGCAATAAATGTATAAATACTTTAACAAAGAAGAAGCAAATCAACTGCATAATCTAATACAAAAAGAAGCTTCCCTTACATATCACAGTACTGCAGAAACACAAATTGAGACAAATTTGAAGCAACCAATCAGCACTACTTTTAGCACATTTGATCTTAAGACTTTCATTATTCCACTCAAAATAAAGTCACATATCATAAAACAAAATAGTTAATGTATTTCCATTTTTTAACATCACAAAGAATGAACTTAAAAACCTGAAAAAAAATCACAAACATTAATGATAAATATATAGCACAATAATAACATTGAAGCAAAGAAGCTTCCCTTACATATCACAGTACTGCAGAAACACAAATTGAGACAAATTTGAAGCAACCAATCAGCACTACTTTTAGCACATTTGATCTTATGACTTTCATTATTCCACTCAAAATAAAGTCAcatatcataaaacataatagTTAATGCATTTCCATTTTTTAACATCACAAAGAATGAACTTAAAAACCTGAAAAAAATAATCACAAACATTAATGATAAATATATAGCACAATAATAACATTGAAGCATTACTAATGGCAAAAACAAGCCAAAGGGCAGACTCTACAAAGGAGGGAGGAAAAGAAAAGGGCAATTGTTAAAAATCTTTAGAAATCCAATATTTGAACTCAAATCAGACTTGGAATTTAGTAGTTCCCCCTCCCAAGAAAAAATGGTTAGCTACTACTCTTAGGAGTTTAACCATCACCAGTCTTAACAAATAACGATTACCTTTCAAAACATCCTCGTTATACACActaaaaaaatactattataaagtGTACCAGCAGTGTTTCAATGACTAAATTGAGACAATCCACTACAGCAGTACACAATTTAAACTGATAAAATGGTGTAGTACTCAGAAGATGCCTACTTATAGGTGCTGTACAACATGGACATCATCAATGCCATTTTTGTGTCACACACACCACCTGCTTTCATATTTTGAGGGCCATCAAACTTCAAAGCGTCAAGAATTTCATTCCTTTGGACTATTACTCCTTACTGTCAACTCAGTTTTAAATTTGTTCGTGCATCATTGTGTTTCAATCACCATAAACCAAATTAAAAAGAGGGAAGGCATCAGATGATGACCTTgcttttttattacttttaaactttcAAGTGACAAAACTAACTGGAACTAATCAATTAATTTAGCAATGTTTGAAACAAACCATACTGGAATTGGCACTGCATGTTTCTCTTCCTCATCTCAATACTTGGGGGAAAAATTAAGTAACTTTTTAAGTTCCTTAAGAAAACTATAGCTTGGAACAACATAATAGTAAAACACTTGCACCATAAATATTTAACCCACTGATGACAACAATAAAATCATATCCAACCAAGAAAAAAGGTCACAGTTTATTGGTCAACAGGTTTAAGATGACCCAATAATCTGCCTTTAACTAGACATAGGCAGATAACCCAtacaatatcagtatttcttGATATGGATGTTTAAAAACAGAAAACAGTTTGTAAGGTGAATAATGATTCCTGCTAACAATACAAATTCTATACCTGCTTTGCTTTGTACCCCAGGCGACGAGCTTTATCAGGGCGTGTGGGCCGAGTGACACGCACAATTGAAGGATGCTGACGGTACTCCCAGCACCTGACTCTCTGCAGAAACCTCATAACATCGGACTGTTTCTTCCTCCATAGCTCCGAAACATAAGTATACGCCCCTAAGGTCACAAACGTATAATCAGAACATTAAATTCCACTAATAAAATAATTCACTATCTAAAAATTTCTAACTTAAATAACTAGGATTTCCCAACCATCAAACACAGGAAATCTCCAAAAAAGCACACTGCCATTTCCTTAACATGCCTTCATCTTTAAGAGtacaaaaagaaaaatgaataccAACACATAATAATGAATAAGTCCTATGTTTTCATAGTATTGCTTTCCCCAGATACGAAAACTCAACAACGATAAATAGTTGTATATTATAAGCCTTCAGATGCAATATTCCAAAGCAACATTTTTCTTTtaggaaaaaaggaagaaaaactgaaaaatacAAAAGAGAACAGCTGTACAGCTAataagttggaaaaaaaaaacattttcaaatgaTCTCAACGGGAAAGAACCTATCTCCCAAATGTTAGAGAGTGATTTACGGCGAAATTCTTATTTAAGGAAACAAAGAAAATGACGCAAAATGTTCTCAAAATTTGCTACAATAAAATTTTACATTCTGAAGATTTGGCAAGTATAGTAACAAGACCAGAACCAAATACCGCACAAATATTCTAATTTTATTGCCacacaaatttatttattttttttcgaGTGTTACTTTTCCGCAATTTTCCTACAAAACTCAgccaaaaaaaatatacaaaacacTGAAAAATGCAAATAGCTAAACAACAGATAttaaattaaaacaaataaaaatgaaagggCGAGCAAAGTCAGATCCAAAACGCATATCAGTGCATAAAAACAAAACGATTCCGTTAATGCAATCATAGTACATCATCAACAGTTCGTATATCTCTTTGCATACATACCGTTTGGGAGATGCGAAAACTAAAGAAAACCTAAATCGAATCTAATATTTGGCgctgattaatttttttttttctttttcaagtgaAAATCTCAGCTAAACTAGGCCAAGTGTACGAGAAACAATTGGAAGGATGATTCTAATTTCATCCAAAATCCAAGCCATGATAGCTTTCCCCCATTTTCTCAGCAGCCAAACATTACTAACAAGAAATCCAACCCTAGGGTTCAGAGAACACTTACCCATGCCGAAGGAACACCAAGGTCACAGACAGCCGCTGCTACGCAGAGTTAGGGCTTCTCTCGTTCGCCctgatatttatttatatacaaatGAAGAGCTCAAGAGTGAGAGATCTCAGCCGTCCATTCCCGGATCCAATTACCCGGATTTAAGGTTTGAGCGCATGCGGGTAAAAAAAATCCGATTCCCCGGTTACTACGAATGGGCAATTTCAACGGTTAACCGATTTGAACCCGAAAGATGGAATCCAACTAAAAAATTGATTAATCACTTCAATTTTGatttagttattttatatttttattatttatttaatattaggATAAAAGGCATTCACCTTCGCATTTTGGTAAAAAAATAGAAACATTTccttaagttttaaaattttcattaaccTTTCctaatgttttaaaaatattacaaacaTTTCCTGAGATTTACTAAAAAGACAGCAATCTCGATCTCTCAAAAGATTTGTCTTTTACAAAATACAAACATAAATTTGtatctttttaacaaattttaaaaaaagttcCTAAATTCTTCAAATTTCAGAGgtgatttataaaatttttaaaatctcaggaAAAGtcagtatttttttgtcaaattttaagAGATGTTAGTATCTTTTACCCTTCATTTTATAAGTATAATTAAAAGATAAAACTATTCTAAATATATATAACTAAATTCAattaaatttgaacaaaaaagTTTTATTTACAAAGTTAAGTTTCCTCTTGGTGGAGTTTGGTCTTTTGCCAAAACTTacatttaagtttttttttttttttttaaaaacaaattgaaAGTGAGGACTACTTGATTCATagtatcaaaaatatttttatgcaaGAATTACATTCCTTCATACCTATCTCATAGGaatatcttttctttttttttttggttacaaAATACTTAGAAATATGCAAGAATTATCATTTCAATGATTGTTTCAACATGAGAATTAaaggaatatcttctttttcatgtAAAAGCCTCTAATAATGCATACTTaattaaatcttaaaattttaaaataattctaCAACAACAAcgacaaaaaaaaaacaagtcatGAGTGGTTACATGATTTTTTTTCTATCAATTTACATGATTGTGGGTAGGTGATAACACTTCGCAAAAGAGCGAGAGAGAAAGCATTATACCGCCGcattttctgtatttttcttcttgataaGAGTAAAATCCTTACAACTTCGTGGACGTAAGCAAAATTATCGAACTATGTAAATACTATCTTATACGTGTGATCAATTTTTCTTTgacatctattttttttttctattttgaatttgttgttaattctcAACAACTTGTAATTCGATGGGATCCCACCGAAGGGAAGGGAAGAGAAATGCAAATTGTTGAAACAACCCTGCAACGTTTTTGTGAGAACACGTTTTCTCTTTTAACAACTCGCGTGCATGAAGATATTGAGGAGGAAGCATATCCCAAAGGGGGCCGCCCTATGTGTTCAGCACTAATGTTGCCTAGGCTAATCCTAGACACTTCACTCAAAATTGGAATGAGCCAAAGCTCATTCTGCGCCATGTATAACCATTTCTACCCATGTAatgcatttcaatttttttttttttttcctagttttTACTATTGTAATGATCGAAATGAATTGAAAAGGTTAGGAGTAGTCCATTAAAGTCTTAGCTATTGGTCACACAAATCGATACAAAATTTCTACTTCTAGTTTTTCTATTAATTTTCTATATTTGTGCTCTCTTTTTTTTAGCCAATTTTAACTATTTTGGCTGATATGAAATAGTTCAAAATAGTTATAAATGGTGCGATAATGTTTCAAACTTTGTgcatgaaaatcataaaaaaaaaaaaaaaaaaaaaaaaacttagcttttagggttttatccttttttctatttctttttttcttttttagatttttttggtAATTTGCAcacaatttcttttatttatggTAAATTTAAAAAACTTGAaaacataattaattaaaatttaattttttttaaaagatgggCACGTAGCCACATGCGTCATGTGTCACTACTCAAATATTTCACACCATTATGAAATGACCATGCGGTGCTAGTTAAAGCCCTTTTGTTTAACTAGTCAACCTAGTGTTTATCATAATTTAacaacaaaacactttcattgtcattttaAACAAATATAAGCAGCAGtaataagcaacttatgaaagtCGTGCCACttaagcaataaacattgaagtaatgtaattcattatcaacacctccGTTAATAATGTATGTCTAGCAAAGGAGGCAAGTAGGTTAAACACTTTgacaatagttagtgagttttacacgTTGATGAACACTCATCCCCCCTAAAGAGTTTTCTATACTATTCTCACTCTAATATTAGAAGACATCAatatgaccgaggagtcatactcccctttttagCCTAGGGAAGAATTATCTCTGAAAAATaatcctacactagtatttacatgatggaaactcatcccaaacgcatgagacaagcggtcacaggcaagcataatgccctaaacaagctcgGCTCAAACGGTGCCATGGGCCAAATATTttacacctttgtgaaaggatcgtgcggcgctagctaaagccctTTTGTTTAATTAATCAGTCTAACGTTTACCACAATTCACaaacaaaacactttcattgacATTCAAGCAAATATAAGCAGAAAcaataagcaacttatgaaagtAGTGAATAGTATCATTAAGGCGAtgtaattcattatcaacacctctgtcaacaatgtgtgtttagcgagggaggcaagtaggctaaacacattatCAATAGCTAGTGatttttacaagttgatgaacacccACCCTCCTTTAAAGAGTTTTCTATATTATTCTCACTCCGACACTAGGAGACATCAAtatgaccaaggagtcatactaccctttttagcctagggaaaaactatctctgaaaaataaccctacactagtatttacataatggaaACCAATCTCAAGGCACGAGACAAGCGGAAGAGTGGAAAACAACACTTGCAGAGAAACTTCCTTTGAGGAAGATAAAGCACTTGAAGAAAAGCTTCCGAGATGATGGCCGATCAATGATGATGAGAACTGGGTTCACTGGTTGAAAGTCGAATAGGGTTTGGGGGAAATGGGGAATGAGGGTTACCCATCAGCTTGGACCAACAAAATTTGAACCAACTAGTTCGATTCGTTCTGAAGCTTCAAAAAATCAAACCAAATCGAAGAACCTCATCCTTTACAAAATTGAACTACAAAAATCGATTTCCCTAGAAAATCAAACTTTATAAACTAAATTTTCCAAAGAAAACTGACGAACACTAAAGTCTCTAACTCTCAAACACAATTACACAAACTAATGAGTGGAGTTGTGATCCTATGGAGTGAGTCGAGTAAGGGACTAAGCAAGAGTGACTACCGAGTGTTGACTGATTAAATGAGGAAAAGGGAGAGGGTAGTGATAGGGGAGGGTGAGGTGAGGCCCTGAGGCATGAGGGTGAGGAACTGAGATAGTGAGGCCATGACTCGTGAGGCGTAAGGACATTGAAAAGTGAGATCTCAACTCTGAGGTGAGGAGGGAATGAGCGAGTGTTGCTAGTTGAGTGACTGACGAGGGTGAGGGAGAGGGTAGGGTTAGGTTtaactttaatatatatatctatatatatatatatatatatataaagatacatGGGTCACCCGATGGGTGTCTAACCTAAACCTACCCAACCCATTTATTAAATAGGGTTGGGTTCAGTTATAAATGGGTTATCTTGTATTGAACCCAAATTCAGTTTAAACGGGTGGATCACGGGTCACTCGTCGAGCTTTGATCtgttcactacaaaaaaatcaatttttagtgacgaaagtattagtgatggtttgaatttcatcactaaaagtatagtattagtgacagtataccttcgtcactaaaaatcagttttccCACTCAAACTATCGCAGGAAACCACTTTTCGTGCGAGAACTATCTCGAAAAAATATTAGTGATATTTTttgggatattagtgacgaattcaaagcGTGACTAAtaatccattattagtgacacttAATTAAGCGTTACTAATAGTGAATTAGTAGTGATTTatcaaaatcgttactaatagtcttatattagtaacagtttataGAACCGTCACGAATagtgtaacgaccccgacccaccacatgggcctggagtgctactttagtgacgtcagtgcacttgataccttattcaccaaatataaaacacacatacgcagcagaaataaaatataaaatcctcaaattacattaccagagttctaactatctttatacacaaatatattcatttcatataattacatctcataaaactaaacaaaaataaaatctttatctacacactacctacataaatttacacctttAGCACGact
This region of Malania oleifera isolate guangnan ecotype guangnan chromosome 10, ASM2987363v1, whole genome shotgun sequence genomic DNA includes:
- the LOC131165974 gene encoding large ribosomal subunit protein eL15-like gives rise to the protein MGAYTYVSELWRKKQSDVMRFLQRVRCWEYRQHPSIVRVTRPTRPDKARRLGYKAKQGYVIYRVRVRRGGRKRPVPKGIVYGKPTNQGVTQLKFQRSKRSVAEERAGRKLGGLKVLNSYWINEDSTYKYFEIILVDAAHNAIRNDPRINWICKPVHKHRELRGLTSAGKKYRGLRGKGHLYHKARPSRRATWKRNNTLSLRRYR